In the Aneurinibacillus soli genome, one interval contains:
- a CDS encoding trimeric intracellular cation channel family protein — translation MTFRLEAINMEWDFFNSMAIIAFAFSGAIVALQEKYDIFGVYVLGLAASFGGGYIRCVLMGLPVKPIWEQGSLLYIALAAITIIYMLPKNWLHSWNRWNDFFDAVGLSAFAIQGAIFALSFHLPLGAVILSSIVTGIGGGMLRDVLARRKPMILQQEIYAVWAILVGVVIGMGWVDTHNVVELYSLFIAVTILRMLSIVYKWHLRLRELPN, via the coding sequence ATGACTTTTCGACTTGAGGCGATCAACATGGAGTGGGATTTTTTTAATAGTATGGCGATCATTGCATTTGCTTTTAGCGGTGCCATTGTTGCCCTGCAGGAAAAATACGATATATTCGGGGTATACGTCCTCGGTTTGGCTGCATCGTTCGGAGGTGGCTATATTCGCTGTGTATTAATGGGCTTACCCGTTAAACCAATATGGGAGCAGGGCTCTCTGCTGTACATTGCGTTAGCAGCTATTACGATCATTTATATGCTACCTAAAAACTGGCTGCATTCCTGGAATCGCTGGAATGACTTTTTTGATGCCGTCGGGTTATCCGCATTTGCGATACAGGGAGCGATTTTTGCTCTTAGCTTCCATTTGCCGCTTGGAGCCGTTATTCTTTCTTCTATTGTAACAGGCATTGGCGGGGGCATGCTGCGTGATGTATTAGCCCGCCGAAAACCGATGATTCTCCAGCAGGAGATTTATGCCGTATGGGCGATTTTAGTCGGCGTCGTGATTGGCATGGGATGGGTGGATACTCATAATGTAGTTGAATTGTATTCGCTGTTCATAGCTGTGACCATACTGCGTATGCTCTCCATTGTGTACAAGTGGCATTTACGATTACGTGAGCTGCCGAACTAG
- a CDS encoding 3'-5' exonuclease has translation MNYIVMDTEINGRVWKSPNPMEIISIGAVKITEEDIKNKTYTCERFYEYIKPVYTYTDYARKFTKIPRQTIAKAESLVRVVEKFKRWIGEEEYVFIGWSDSDKLALLRDCKMHKMDGEWIDPYIDLQAYIKRYVPESNQQQLSLKNAVEVFGLHWIGEEHDALDDAMNTAKIFTLLCEDKTGNIIQEFMRGSSCKVYRKCKRCGTFYYPKSNRLKRAKVCKQCFTEAQRVRIE, from the coding sequence GTGAATTATATTGTAATGGATACAGAAATAAATGGACGTGTATGGAAAAGTCCGAATCCGATGGAAATCATTTCGATCGGTGCAGTAAAAATTACAGAGGAAGATATAAAAAACAAGACGTATACGTGTGAACGTTTTTATGAATACATTAAACCGGTGTATACATATACCGATTACGCGCGGAAGTTTACGAAAATACCGAGACAAACGATCGCAAAAGCTGAGTCGCTCGTGCGTGTGGTAGAAAAATTTAAGCGCTGGATTGGAGAAGAAGAGTACGTATTTATTGGATGGAGCGATTCAGATAAGCTCGCTTTGCTGCGTGATTGCAAAATGCACAAGATGGATGGGGAATGGATAGATCCGTATATTGATCTACAGGCATACATCAAAAGGTATGTTCCGGAGTCCAATCAGCAACAGCTTTCCTTGAAAAATGCGGTTGAAGTATTCGGTTTGCACTGGATCGGGGAAGAGCACGATGCGCTCGATGATGCGATGAACACGGCGAAAATATTTACGTTGCTGTGTGAAGATAAAACAGGAAATATCATTCAAGAATTTATGCGGGGTAGTTCGTGTAAGGTGTACCGGAAGTGTAAGCGATGCGGCACGTTTTATTATCCGAAATCAAATCGGCTTAAACGGGCGAAAGTATGCAAGCAGTGTTTTACGGAAGCGCAGAGAGTGCGGATAGAATGA
- a CDS encoding LysM peptidoglycan-binding domain-containing C40 family peptidase, translating into MKRKLFLGTFLALLLFQGTSFAAPYDQYTSTGRDTFWSLAQRAGVRASDLQAINPLVDPKNIWKGLLINLPNGHKPMPGLIPASEVSRRTYTVRSQDTFWTISKKFGINFSYLIQANPKINDKHNIQPGLVINIPTVPPSISPTANWETKANYIIGLAKDQFDVPYVWGDTTPWVGLDCSSLTQYVFGKIGVNLPRTSNWQFQYGTPVAKDQLRKGDLVFFKEHGSSIITHVGIYMGNDQMINADTGPKDGVQIEYIFGDDYYKACYAGARRFIK; encoded by the coding sequence ATGAAAAGGAAACTTTTTCTCGGAACTTTTTTAGCACTACTACTATTTCAAGGCACAAGTTTTGCCGCTCCGTATGATCAATATACATCAACGGGGAGGGATACATTTTGGTCGCTTGCGCAGCGGGCAGGAGTACGTGCTTCTGACTTACAAGCGATTAATCCACTCGTTGATCCCAAAAACATTTGGAAGGGGTTGCTGATTAATCTTCCGAACGGGCATAAACCAATGCCTGGATTAATCCCCGCGAGTGAAGTATCGAGAAGAACGTATACCGTTCGGAGTCAGGATACGTTTTGGACGATTTCTAAAAAATTCGGCATCAATTTTTCCTACTTGATACAGGCAAATCCAAAAATCAACGATAAACATAACATCCAACCAGGATTAGTCATCAATATCCCAACCGTTCCTCCGTCCATTTCGCCCACTGCTAATTGGGAAACAAAGGCGAATTACATCATTGGATTGGCAAAAGACCAGTTCGATGTCCCGTATGTGTGGGGAGACACCACCCCGTGGGTTGGGTTGGATTGTTCGAGCTTGACGCAATACGTATTTGGTAAAATCGGAGTTAACCTTCCCCGCACCTCAAATTGGCAATTTCAATATGGAACTCCGGTAGCAAAAGATCAATTACGCAAAGGGGACCTCGTATTTTTTAAGGAACACGGCTCTTCTATCATCACGCATGTAGGCATCTATATGGGAAATGATCAAATGATTAATGCGGATACAGGTCCTAAAGATGGCGTGCAGATTGAATACATCTTTGGTGATGATTACTATAAAGCTTGTTATGCAGGAGCAAGGCGTTTTATTAAATAA
- a CDS encoding PIG-L deacetylase family protein: protein MSGNVLVIAAHPDDELLGTGGTIKKLINHGCKVTTVIVAKGRKEEEDHIRQFMIKANKHVGVEETVFLEYPNLLLETFPLHVINKEIEALLNKYEPSMIFTHHYGDINRDHQILFQAVLTAARPLPGKQPVEILCFETVSSSEWTQHTNDKAFKPNYFVDITDTIDEKLKALQYYDMEMRPFPHPRSYEGVKYLAHVRGMTVGVNYAEAFEIIRRVWK, encoded by the coding sequence ATGAGTGGAAATGTGTTAGTCATTGCCGCTCATCCCGACGATGAACTCCTTGGCACCGGTGGAACGATAAAAAAGCTAATTAATCATGGATGTAAAGTCACCACCGTTATTGTCGCAAAAGGACGTAAGGAAGAGGAAGATCACATTCGGCAGTTTATGATAAAAGCAAACAAACACGTAGGAGTAGAAGAGACTGTTTTTTTGGAATATCCCAATCTATTATTGGAAACCTTTCCGCTACATGTCATCAATAAAGAGATTGAAGCCTTACTGAACAAGTATGAACCCTCTATGATTTTTACTCATCATTATGGTGACATTAATCGTGACCATCAAATTCTCTTTCAAGCCGTTCTAACGGCAGCCCGTCCCCTACCTGGAAAACAACCCGTTGAAATTCTTTGTTTTGAAACGGTTTCTTCTAGCGAATGGACCCAGCACACGAATGATAAAGCATTTAAACCGAATTATTTTGTGGACATTACAGACACAATAGACGAAAAACTGAAAGCTCTTCAGTATTATGATATGGAGATGAGGCCGTTTCCTCATCCCCGTTCTTATGAAGGAGTAAAATATTTAGCCCATGTGCGAGGAATGACAGTAGGAGTTAATTATGCAGAAGCTTTTGAAATCATAAGGAGGGTATGGAAATGA
- a CDS encoding glycosyltransferase family 4 protein: MTDKKNHSNQGERMSEVSSKLIPYPYLISAMDQYYGITPSYKKQSGTKKAQAQAQAKPSKKMRILLTTFWKYPAVGGLQNYLTMLKSGLEELGHRVDIIAPTQFERDKLTGLRKEIKKDNKQFYRDRYGCYSEKILDNDRHLYSYEMMLRDMNLERYDIFHAQDRFTANILGALNERYKKPLLFTPHGFMTHSKLKFNLIEKDSIEATYFLSLDRKAIESSSQVIILCEAFRPILKSLGAEDSQMTTVYTGINFRADNIEQKAKMLEDKTIITCISRLRPRKGHKYLFEALALLKNQLKNVDVWIVGDGVMREELENQVRALQLDNVFFLGSRTDVPELLSQSDIVVLPTTSDTLPISIIEAMFAQRAIITTNCGGIPELIQDYHSGLLTEPGNVQQLAEKLSLLLHDSTLRETVAQNARKVAKKHLTVTNMVKKIEEVYRSLL, translated from the coding sequence ATGACAGATAAGAAGAACCATTCGAATCAAGGTGAACGAATGAGTGAGGTCTCTTCTAAGTTGATTCCATATCCTTATTTGATTTCTGCAATGGATCAATATTATGGCATAACTCCCTCCTATAAAAAACAATCAGGGACAAAGAAAGCTCAGGCACAGGCTCAGGCAAAGCCTAGCAAAAAGATGCGTATATTACTTACGACATTTTGGAAGTACCCTGCTGTTGGAGGATTGCAGAATTATTTAACAATGCTTAAGTCTGGTTTGGAAGAACTGGGGCATCGTGTTGATATTATTGCTCCCACCCAATTTGAGAGGGATAAACTTACCGGTTTACGCAAGGAAATAAAGAAAGATAATAAACAATTTTATCGTGACCGATACGGGTGCTATAGTGAAAAGATACTAGATAATGATCGGCATCTCTACAGTTATGAAATGATGTTACGAGATATGAATTTAGAGAGATATGATATTTTCCACGCTCAGGATCGGTTTACCGCCAATATACTAGGCGCATTAAACGAACGCTACAAAAAACCACTTCTTTTCACTCCCCATGGATTTATGACCCATAGCAAATTAAAGTTCAATCTAATCGAAAAGGATTCAATAGAAGCCACATACTTTTTGTCATTGGATAGAAAAGCGATTGAAAGTTCAAGCCAGGTAATCATTCTCTGTGAAGCCTTTCGCCCCATTCTAAAAAGTTTAGGTGCCGAGGATAGCCAAATGACAACGGTTTATACCGGTATCAATTTTAGGGCGGATAACATCGAGCAGAAAGCAAAAATGTTAGAAGACAAAACGATCATTACTTGTATCTCACGTCTTCGTCCTCGTAAAGGACATAAATATTTGTTTGAAGCTCTCGCTTTACTTAAAAACCAATTAAAAAATGTTGATGTATGGATTGTAGGGGATGGGGTCATGAGAGAAGAGCTGGAGAATCAAGTTCGTGCTCTACAATTAGACAACGTCTTCTTTTTAGGAAGCAGAACCGATGTTCCTGAATTGTTAAGTCAATCCGATATTGTTGTCCTACCAACCACGAGTGATACGCTACCGATTTCGATCATTGAGGCTATGTTCGCACAACGAGCGATTATTACGACGAATTGCGGTGGTATACCGGAACTGATTCAAGATTATCATTCTGGATTACTTACTGAACCGGGAAACGTTCAACAACTAGCCGAAAAATTATCGCTTCTTTTACACGACTCAACCTTAAGGGAAACAGTAGCCCAAAATGCCAGAAAGGTTGCCAAAAAACATTTAACCGTTACGAACATGGTAAAAAAAATAGAAGAGGTGTATCGATCGTTACTATAA
- a CDS encoding carboxylate--amine ligase, translating to MQHDIPAVVLDLSATGIGIVRSLKEKGIRVYAYDTKGKYEIGKTWHATCGICPNPASEEEELLRFLTSIGKNFAEKAVLYAGSDDFVQFISKYRTELSRYYRFLLPEHSLVEAVLDKRLTYELARKHNIPCPKTFVIHDEHQLEQIIHEVTFPCILKPVYSSDFRKRIDHRLYKKAIMVEQASELREGYLFYRQFGELMIQEVIPGNEACIYSVKTFFDEQMNVIGVWMNQKIHQFPPHFGSTALALSVRDEEVVEACVSFLNELQFKGLAITEFKKDPRDGKLKFIEINPRIGLTQRLSIACGVDLAYLYYLSLTDQNPSPVNRQKEGIKWVYLVRDFLSFRQKQKNGEMTFTEWIKCLSGGEKVEALFAWDDPLPFVRSFTSHLRNLWIRK from the coding sequence ATGCAACATGATATTCCGGCAGTTGTCCTTGATTTGAGTGCAACGGGGATCGGTATTGTTCGGAGTTTGAAAGAAAAGGGAATTCGAGTTTATGCGTATGATACGAAAGGGAAATATGAAATCGGAAAAACCTGGCATGCGACCTGCGGTATTTGTCCCAATCCCGCCTCTGAGGAAGAGGAACTACTTCGATTTTTAACGAGTATCGGAAAAAACTTTGCGGAGAAAGCGGTACTTTATGCCGGTTCTGATGACTTTGTTCAGTTTATTTCCAAATACAGAACGGAATTATCTCGATACTATCGTTTCCTACTCCCAGAACACTCACTCGTTGAAGCAGTGTTAGATAAAAGATTAACGTATGAATTGGCTCGCAAGCATAACATTCCATGTCCTAAAACATTTGTGATTCACGATGAGCATCAGCTTGAACAAATCATTCATGAAGTTACCTTTCCTTGTATTTTAAAACCGGTCTATTCTTCCGATTTCCGTAAACGAATCGATCACCGGCTGTATAAAAAAGCAATCATGGTAGAGCAGGCATCAGAATTGCGAGAAGGATATCTTTTTTATCGCCAATTTGGCGAACTAATGATTCAAGAAGTGATCCCCGGAAATGAGGCGTGCATTTATTCCGTTAAAACATTTTTTGATGAACAGATGAACGTAATCGGTGTATGGATGAATCAAAAAATTCATCAATTCCCCCCTCACTTTGGCTCCACGGCTCTTGCCCTAAGTGTAAGAGATGAAGAAGTGGTGGAGGCATGTGTATCATTCTTGAATGAACTACAATTCAAAGGATTAGCGATCACAGAATTTAAAAAAGATCCAAGGGATGGGAAGTTAAAATTTATTGAAATCAATCCAAGAATTGGGTTAACACAAAGGCTATCAATTGCTTGTGGCGTTGATTTAGCCTACTTGTATTATTTGTCGCTAACCGATCAGAACCCATCGCCGGTAAATAGACAAAAAGAGGGAATCAAGTGGGTGTATTTGGTCCGTGATTTTCTTTCTTTCCGTCAAAAGCAAAAAAATGGGGAGATGACGTTCACCGAATGGATAAAGTGTTTATCAGGAGGAGAGAAGGTAGAAGCTCTGTTTGCCTGGGATGATCCTTTGCCGTTTGTGAGGAGTTTTACCTCGCACTTGCGTAATTTATGGATAAGGAAATAG
- a CDS encoding aminoglycoside phosphotransferase family protein: protein MSSKEEILNNWQKFRWGDKLTSVFGNTVTLVDHQIETLKDSRKKTSIWKLVVTDGIESIPVVLKIFKLPLKENQMVEINMYQRAYTLLQEFMPQMYWIENVNKEEIWLFTQYVKPLRGQIKLVPKHLEQIIPTVANFHALTFENRFLQHAHVFDSWLPRYDSKLITLERSKHIEKTKEYLDKAMKEPGLREMVEPSYNVIHKILQKGPIFFPEIMEAGQSLIHGDLHIHNVCCTNVNEQQAWPIQLIDWESVKYAPVWYDLVVLVELLIDFRKDWHKKAEDIRSHCVHLYSKEMQSKGIVFHEDPLNLLKMTYLQRVLEKRLLNHLRRVLNGEKSALLGRYLEKIVLWGKELGLL, encoded by the coding sequence TTGAGCAGTAAAGAAGAAATTTTAAACAATTGGCAAAAATTTCGTTGGGGAGATAAGCTTACATCTGTTTTCGGTAATACGGTTACGTTAGTGGATCATCAAATAGAAACTCTCAAAGACTCGCGAAAAAAAACGAGTATTTGGAAACTAGTTGTTACGGATGGGATTGAATCTATTCCGGTTGTTCTTAAAATTTTCAAACTGCCACTGAAAGAAAATCAAATGGTTGAAATTAATATGTATCAGAGAGCTTATACACTTTTGCAGGAATTTATGCCGCAAATGTATTGGATCGAGAATGTAAACAAGGAAGAAATCTGGTTATTCACACAGTATGTAAAGCCATTACGCGGACAAATCAAATTAGTCCCAAAACATTTGGAACAAATCATTCCTACCGTAGCAAATTTTCATGCCCTCACATTTGAAAATCGTTTTTTGCAGCATGCACACGTTTTCGATTCCTGGCTTCCCCGTTATGATTCAAAATTGATCACGTTGGAGAGAAGTAAACATATCGAAAAAACAAAGGAGTATCTCGACAAGGCCATGAAAGAACCTGGTCTAAGAGAAATGGTGGAACCTAGCTATAACGTTATCCACAAAATATTGCAAAAAGGTCCTATCTTTTTCCCTGAAATTATGGAGGCAGGGCAAAGTCTCATACACGGTGATCTCCATATTCACAATGTTTGCTGTACAAACGTAAATGAACAGCAAGCCTGGCCGATTCAATTGATTGATTGGGAGTCTGTGAAATATGCTCCGGTCTGGTATGACCTGGTGGTTCTTGTTGAATTATTAATTGACTTCCGTAAAGATTGGCATAAGAAAGCCGAAGACATTCGCAGTCATTGTGTTCATTTATATAGTAAAGAGATGCAAAGTAAGGGAATTGTCTTCCATGAGGATCCACTGAACTTGTTAAAAATGACCTATTTGCAGAGAGTTTTAGAAAAGCGGCTGCTTAATCATTTGCGCAGGGTATTGAACGGAGAAAAGAGCGCACTCCTAGGAAGATACCTGGAGAAAATCGTACTCTGGGGAAAAGAACTTGGACTTCTATAA
- a CDS encoding AarF/UbiB family protein, translating to MEDFKDIVTKNNGTVSVQHLKGYRQIGQGGDGTIYQLTSERCVKIFYEEETQQRELEALQVGQLSSVIPRLYEYGSNYIVMEYVNGTSLKKIAKKERQLSESIVRKILFMLEEMKRVGFARHDTEVRHILFNEQGEIKVIDHKRALTSARTVPTKLVAGLKKMGVLKEFLEHVNKLCPSLYEEWKHI from the coding sequence ATGGAAGATTTCAAGGATATAGTAACTAAGAATAACGGAACAGTCAGCGTTCAACATCTAAAAGGATACAGACAGATAGGCCAGGGAGGGGATGGAACGATCTATCAATTGACTTCTGAGCGGTGCGTCAAAATTTTTTATGAGGAAGAAACTCAACAAAGGGAGTTGGAGGCACTACAGGTGGGACAATTATCTTCCGTTATTCCCCGGCTTTATGAGTATGGCTCAAACTATATAGTCATGGAGTATGTGAACGGAACTTCTCTTAAGAAGATCGCAAAAAAAGAGCGGCAATTGTCTGAATCAATCGTAAGGAAAATTTTATTCATGCTGGAAGAAATGAAAAGAGTGGGATTTGCGAGACACGATACGGAGGTTCGTCACATTTTATTCAATGAGCAGGGGGAAATAAAAGTAATCGATCACAAGCGGGCGTTGACTTCAGCTAGAACTGTTCCTACTAAATTAGTAGCTGGATTAAAAAAGATGGGGGTTTTAAAAGAGTTTTTGGAACATGTGAATAAGCTTTGCCCATCTCTTTATGAGGAATGGAAACACATTTAA